Proteins encoded in a region of the Dreissena polymorpha isolate Duluth1 chromosome 6, UMN_Dpol_1.0, whole genome shotgun sequence genome:
- the LOC127833300 gene encoding uncharacterized protein LOC127833300: protein MTVGWRTLNVGEQALVYNHEGQARIEDGPKRLFLFRERMTVLQRYTANQNEYLVVKHRDGQIEHKHGPCVMFLNTLAYKSITKQDMISLDANEALVVYSQDASTNKVKRYIKYGPTMFMPMAHEWLHKFSWHGTDPDNKTRLIPNQNKFERLQIIPDQFYYNVDEVRTADDALIRVKLMIFYELTDIDLMLEATKDPIADFVNCVCADTVAFAAKNTYIEFIENSGQLNNLSSFPQLTERAKSIGYNISKVVFRGYFAHEKLQKLHDGAIEVRTRLKMAYESEEQEQKMTDLKLKNEKDRIDLEQKIALEELAHKQEMELSGMKHKLELELKEEEQKRKKWEAVKLGELQGLKLTDAQRMDYMKNLHGLGVDLDQYVQAIAARPEKITRIVAAENTANLHLHQ, encoded by the exons ATGACGGTCGGCTGGAGAACATTGAATGTTGGAGAGCAG GCACTGGTGTATAATCATGAAGGGCAAGCAAGAATTGAAGATGGTCCGAAAAGG CTGTTTTTGTTTCGTGAGCGTATGACGGTACTACAGAGGTACACCGCCAATCAGAATGAGTACTTGGTTGTCAAACATAGAGACGGTCAGATAGAGCATAAGCATGG ACCATGTGTTATGTTTCTGAACACACTTGCATACAAAAGCATAACCAAGCAAGACATGATTTCATTGGATGCTAACGAAGCCTTGGTAGTGTACAGCCAGGACGCGTCAACCAATAAGGTGAAGCGTTACATCAAGTATGGACCCACAATGTTTATGCCAATGGCCCATGAATG GCTACACAAATTCTCATGGCACGGCACAGACCCTGACAACAAGACTCGACTTATTCCAAACCAGAATAAATTTGAACGTCTACAGATCATACCGGATCAGTTCTACTATAAT GTGGACGAGGTACGGACAGCTGATGACGCACTTATCAGAGTGAAGCTCATGATCTTCTACGAGCTTACTGACATTGACCTCATG CTAGAAGCCACTAAAGATCCTATTGCAGATTTTGTAAA tTGTGTGTGTGCAGACACTGTCGCCTTTGCTGCTAAAAATAC GTACATAGAGTTTATAGAGAACTCTGGACAGCTGAACAACCTGTCCAGCTTCCCTCAGCTCACTGAGAGGGCCAAGTCCATTGGCTATAACATCTCCAAGGTAGTGTTCCGGGGGTACTTTGCCCACGAGAAACTGCAGAAGCTACACGACGGGGCCATTGAAGTGCGGACCAGACTCAAGATGGCT TATGAATCAGAAGAGCAAGAACAAAAGATGACAGACCTGAAGCTGAAGAATGAGAAAGATCGCATCGACCTTG AGCAAAAGATAGCCTTAGAAGAGTTGGCTCACAAGCAGGAGATGGAGCTGTCCGGCATGAAACACAAGTTGGAACTGGAGTTGAAGGAAGAGGAACAGAAGAGGAAGAAATGGGAGGCGGTGAAACTTGGGGAGCTCCAG GGACTGAAGCTCACTGATGCTCAGCGTATGGACTACATGAAGAACCTGCACGGTCTAGGGGTGGACCTCGACCAGTATGTACAGGCAATTGCAGCGCGGCCGGAGAAAATCACACGCATTGTGGCGGCAGAGAACACTGCAAATCTGCACCTGCATCAGTAG